One Drosophila santomea strain STO CAGO 1482 chromosome X, Prin_Dsan_1.1, whole genome shotgun sequence DNA segment encodes these proteins:
- the LOC120456030 gene encoding uncharacterized protein LOC120456030, which yields MPAFTINVSQQSQSSRNSGSTHSSWSWSCHSRQVLLLIMILTITMMMPLTQARHLRDQVALDYAYDEDISGRTSSSSSSSSSSASGGDILPSFDVNPYRGLAESFGEGSYDSDMSLSESSYEEIAQAAIRAARREMRRQRTRHARSHNLRLFSGKSEIPEWENPCGGTYTADESLSDSSASQGRVIKRKHLENLRNITMSEYRDITHRATLEYGNMQHWQREYKFLPNMTKPTSAVKLKTWYRHMQTFVGSFSYLGRAQYKFRKDQQKSLNEAVTKELHDLLVSARYMLCEIESTINASYPNSNGAKLSRVSRQAMEERLNFHTPANGSMEADQRDLKVSKELYFQYLDNVWKTLHRVLRRPRRNSAERRHLAALHGTGASGLRSGSSEMLDVGSTNGSSGGSSVSDGGSNES from the exons ATGCCAGCCTTTACCATAAACG TTAGCCAACAGAGCCAAAGCAGCCGGAACAGCGGGAGCACACACAgcagttggagctggagctgccaCAGTCGGCAGGTGCTGCTCTTGATCATGATCCTGACGATCACGATGATGATGCCACTTACCCAGGCGCGCCACTTGCGCGACCAGGTGGCACTGGACTACGCCTACGACGAGGACATCTCGGGACGAACTTCCTcttcctcatcctcatcctcatcctcagcCTCGGGTGGCGACATACTGCCCAGCTTCGATGTGAATCCGTATCGCGGTCTGGCCGAGAGCTTCGGCGAGGGCAGCTACGACAGCGATATGAGTCTCAGCGAGAGCAGCTACGAGGAGATCGCCCAGGCGGCCATCCGGGCTGCCAGGCGGGAGATGCGCCGCCAGAGGACGCGGCACGCCCGCAGCCACAACCTGCGCCTCTTCTCCGGCAAGTCAGAGATCCCGGAGTGGGAGAACCCGTGCGGTGGCACCTACACGGCCGACGAGAGCCTCAGCGACAGCAGCGCCAGCCAAGGACGAGTGATCAAGCGCAAG CACCTCGAAAACTTGCGGAATATCACGATGAGCGAGTACCGAGACATAACCCACCGCGCCACCCTGGAGTACGGCAATATGCAGCACTGGCAGCGCGAGTACAAGTTCCTGCCGAACATGACGAAGCCCACAAGTGCG GTGAAGCTGAAGACCTGGTACCGCCACATGCAGACCTTCGTGGGCAGCTTCTCGTATCTGGGACGGGCGCAGTACAAGTTCCGCAAGGATCAGCAGAAGAGCCTCAACGAGGCGGTCACCAAGGAGCTGCACGACCTGCTGGTCAGCGCGCGCTACATGCTCTGCGAGATCGAGTCAACCATCAACGCCTCCTATCCCAACAGCAATGGAGCGAAGTTGAGTCGCGTTAGCCGGCAGGCGATGGAGGAGCGCCTTAACTTTCACACGCCCGCCAATGGATCCATGGAGGCGGATCAGCGCGATCTGAAGGTCAGTAAGGAGCTGTACTTCCAGTATTTGGACAACGTGTGGAAGACACTGCATCGCGTCCTGCGGCGTCCGCGACGCAACAGTGCCGAGCGGCGCCACCTGGCGGCGCTCCACGGAACTGGAGCCAGTGGCCTGCGGTCGGGCAGCTCGGAAATGCTCGACGTGGGCTCCACGAACGGCTCCTCCGGTGGCAGTTCCGTCTCCGACGGCGGCTCCAATGAGTCCTGA